The following DNA comes from Mycolicibacterium lutetiense.
GGCCTACGACTACGCCGGCGACGAGGTGACGCTGGTGCACGCCGACGATCCCCGGTTGTTCCGGATGGCGGTGTTCGATGTGCTGATCAACAACGCCGACCGCAAGGGCGGTCACATCCTGACCGGGCTGGACGGGTCGGTGTACGGCGTCGACCACGGGGTGAGCCTGCACGTCGAGGACAAGCTGCGGACGGTGCTGTGGGGCTGGGCCGGCAAGCCCGTCGACGACGAGACACTGGCCGACGTCGCAGCGCTGCGCGACGGGTTCGGTGACCTGGCCGACCAGTTGTGCGCGCACATCACCCAAGCCGAGATCGCTGCGCTGCGGTCCAGAATCGTGGGGCTATTGAACAATCCGGTGATGCCGACGCCGGATCGGCGCCGGCCGATCCCGTGGCCGGCCTTCTAGCCGGGCTCTAGCGGGCGCGCCCGAACCCCTCGAACGGATTCCAGGACTGGCTGTTGCGCGTCACGTGCAGGTAGTAGGCGTAGTTCGCGGTCGACATCGCCAGCGCCGCGATGCCGATCCCGATGGCCCGGCCGACATTGTCGCTGACGCCGACCGCGGTGAATACCACCGCCGCCGCCACCGTGAGCCCCAGCAGCGTCAATCCCTTGCGCCACATGCCTTTGACGAAGAAGTAGATCGGACCGAACAGGAACGCCAGGATGTTCGCGTTGAGCCGCATCCGGGCCATGAAGCTGAGTTCGCGGAAGGCGGCCTTGGCCTCGGGGCTTGCGCTCGGCAGGCCGTAGGTGTTGAAGAAATCGAACTTCCAGCGCCACGAGTCGGACAGGTTGTCGACAGGGGTTTGCTCGGTCATGGATCTCCTCTGTGTCAGCGGCAGGAACTGACTTTACTGGCACAACCGGACCCGCCACCGCGCCGATTCGGCGTGCCACCGATACTGATTCGATGCACTCGACCGACGCCGCCCTGGCCGCCGCAGTGGCCGAGGAGGCCGGCGAGCTGCTGCTGGCCGTGCGCGAGGAGATCGGTTTCGACGACCCCTACTATCTCGGCGACGAGGGTGACCGGCGGTCCAACGCACTGATCCTGGACCGGCTGGCCAAAGCCCGCCCCGGCGATTCGGTGCTCAGCGAGGAGGCGGTCGACGACCTGTCCCGCGTGGACGCCGATCGGGTGTGGATCGTCGACCCCGTCGACGGCACACACGAGTTCTCGCTGCCCGGCCGTGAGGACTGGGCCGTGCACATCGCCCTGTGGCAGCGCTCGGTCGGCGTCGACGGGGGCCTGTCGGATGCCGTGGTGGGGCTGCCCGCCCGCGGTGAGGTGTACCGCAGCGACACCGTCAGCCCGCCCAGGCCGCGACGCGACGGGCCGCTGCTGATCACCGCGAGCTCGAATCGGCCCCCGGCGGTGCTGTGGCGGATGCGCGAGCAGCTTGATTTCCGGATGGTGCGCATCGGCTCGGCCGGGGCCAAGGCGATGGCTGTGGTGCGTGGCGACGTCGATGCCTACATCCACGCCGGCGGGCAGTGGGAGTGGGATTCGGCCGCACCTGCGGGCGTCGTCCTGGCCGCGGGCCTGCACGCGTCCCGGCTGGACGGTTCGGAACTGCGCTACAACCGGGCCGACCCGTACCTGCCGGATTTCGTGATGTGCCGCAAGGAGCTGGCACCGATCCTGCTGGAGGCGATCGGGGTGGCCCGTTGACCGACCGGCGGGAGGCTGTCCTGAGCGAGCACCCTAGAGTCGAGGCCATGCAATCGTGGTCGGCGCCGTCAATTCCGGTGCTGGAAGGGCGTGGTCCGCAGCTGCGGCTGTACGACAGCGCCGACCGGCAGGTACGTCCGGTCACGCCGGGACCGACGGCCACCATGTACGTGTGTGGCATCACCCCGTATGACGCGACTCATCTGGGTCACGCCGCGACCTACCTGGCCTTCGATCTGGTGCACCGGCTGTGGCTGGACGCCGGGCACACCGTGCACTACGTGCAGAACGTCACCGATGTGGATGATCCGCTGTTCGAGCGGGCCGATCGTGACGGCATCGACTGGCGTGACCTCGGTGACCGCGAGACCCAGCTGTTCCGCGACGACATGACCGCGCTGCGGGTACTGCCCCCGCACGACTATGTGGCCGCCACCGAGACCATCTCCGAGGTGGTCGAGCTGGTGGAGAAGATGCTGGCTTCGGGCGCGGCCTACGTCGTCGACGATGCCCAGTACCCCGACGTGTACTACCGCGCAGACGCCACCGCGCAGTTCGGCTACGAGTCGGGCTACGACCGGGAGACCATGCTGCGGCTGTTCGGCGAGCGGGGCGGCGATCCCGACCGCGCGGGCAAGGGTGACGAACTGGACGCCTTGCTGTGGCGGGCCGAGCGGCCGGGTGAGCCCAGCTGGCCGTCACCGTTCGGGGCGGGCCGGCCGGGCTGGCACGTCGAGTGTTCGGCGATCGCACTCACCCGTATCGGCTCCGGCCTGGACATCCAGGGCGGTGGCAGCGACCTGATCTTCCCGCACCACGAGTTCTCTGCCGCGCACGCCGAATCGGTCACGGGGGAGCGGCGTTTCGCCCGTCACTACGTCCACGCCGGCATGATCGGCTGGGACGGGCACAAGATGAGCAAGAGCCGGGGCAACCTCGTGCTGGTCTCGCGGCTGCGCGCCGAAGGGGTGGACCCCTCGGCTGTGCGGCTCGGCCTGTTCGCCGGGCACTACCGTAGCGACCGGTACTGGAGCGATGAGGTGCTCGAAGAGGCCAGTGCCCGCCTCAAGCACTGGCGCAGCGCCACCGCGCTGCCCGCGGGTCCGGATGCCACCGATGTGGTGGCCCGGGTGCGCCAGTATCTCGCCGACGATCTGGACACTCCGAAAGCGCTTGCGGCACTGGATGGTTGGTGTACCGATGCGCTGACCTACGGCGGCCATGACACCACGTCGCCGCGTCGGGTCGCCGACACGGTGGATGCGCTGCTGGGAGTCGAGCTCTAGACCTCGTGGGCCGCGCCCCGTTGGGGTACGTTGCGGCCATGGGTTCTGTGAACGGGAAAGTCGTCTTCATCACCGGCGGTGCACGCGGAATCGGCGCCGAGGTGGCCCGCAGACTGCGCCTCAGGGGCGCCAAGCTGGTGCTCACCGACCTCGATGAGGCACCGCTGAGCGCGCTGGCCGCCGAACTCGGCGAGGAGCATGTGTTGACCGCGTTGGCCGACGTGCGCGATCTGCCCGCCATGCAGAAGGCCGCCGACGCTGCCGTTGAGCGATTCGGCGGTATCGACATCGTGATGGCCAATGCCGGCATCGCCAGTTTCGGTTCGGTCATGCACGTGGACCCGGAGGCGTTCAAACGGGTCGTCGACATCAACGTGACGGGTGTGTTCAACACCGTCCGGGCCGCGCTCCCGTCCGTCGTCGAACGCCGCGGGTACGTGTTGGTGGTGTCCTCGCTCGCCGCGTTCACCTCGGCACCCGGGCTGGCCGCTTATCACGCCTCCAAGGCCGGTGCCGAATACTTCGCCAATACGCTGCGCCTCGAGGTGGCCCACCTCGGTGTCGACGTCGGCTCGGCGCACATGAGCTGGATCGACACCCCACTGGTGCAGGACGCCAAGTCAGACCTCTCGGCCTTCCAGGAGATGCTGTCCAAGCTGCCGCCGCCCCTGAACCGGACCACCACCGTCGACGCCTGCGGCGCCGCCTTCGTCAAGGGCATCGAAGGGCGCAAGAAGCGCATCTACAGCCCGCAGTGGGTCGGGGCATTCCGGTGGATCCGGCCGTTCGTCACCACGTCACTGGCTGAGCGCGACATCCTCAAGTTCACCCCGACGCTGCTGCCGAAACTCGACGCCGAGGCGGCCGCGCTGGGGCGTTCGACCAGCGCCCGCATCGAGGCCCTGGAAGAGAAATAACTCTCAAGGCTCAGTGGCCAGTTGTGGCACGCTGCCGAGCGATTTCCGTGTCGTAACCGGCCGCTCGGCGGCTCAGCGCCCAATCTGAATTGGCCGCTCAGCGCCCGCGGCGCCGCAGGTAACGCTCGAACTCGGCGGCCAGCGCGTCGCCGTCGATCTTGCCGAGCGCCTCGTGCATGTCGACCTCGGCGTCGCCGCGCTCCTCCAAGGAGGCGACGTACTCGGCGATCTCCTCGTCCTCGGTGGTCATCTCGGTGACGGCCTGCTCCCATTCCTCGGCGGCGACCGGCAGATCGGCCAACGGCACCTCGATGTCCAGCACGTCCTCAACCCGGCGGAGGAGGGCCACGGTGGCCTTGGGGCTGGGTGGCTGGGACACGTAGTGCGGAACCGCGGCCCAGAAGGTCACGGCCGGAATGCCGGCCTGCACGCAGGCGTCCTGGAACACCCCGGCGATCCCGGTCGGCCCCTCGTAGCGCGTCTCCTCCAGACCGAAGAATTTCGCTGACTCGGCCGAATATGCAGAGCCCGATACCGGCACCGGCCTGGTGTGCGGGGTGTCGGCCAGCAGCGCGCCGAGGATCACCACGGTCTCCACGTTGAGTTTGTCGGCGATGGCCAGCAATTCGGCGCAGAAGGTGCGCCAGCGCATGTTGGGCTCGACGCCGTGCATGAGCACCACGTCCCGGTTGCTGCCCGGGGGACGGCAGTGCGAGATCCGCATCGAGGGCCATACGAGTTCGCGCGTGACGCCGTCGACCTGGCGGATCACGGGACGATTCACCTGATAGTCGTAGAACGACTCGTCATCGATCTCGACGATCGGCTGGGCTTCCCAGATCGCATCCAGGTGGTCCAGCGCGTCACTGGCCGCGTCACCGGCGTCATTCCAACCCTCGAAAGCAGCCACGATGATGGCGTCTTTCAAGTCGGGCAGGTTCATACGCCGGCCGGCGTTCGGATACGACGGTGTCACACCTTCAGCGTAAGCCCTCAGATGGTGCCGATGAGCCCGTTGTGCCCGCGGGTCGCCGCCACGCCGATCAGCTGATTTGATAGACCGACTACCCTGTTGATGTGGCTGCCGTTGACAGCTCCGTCCGCAACATCGACCTGCTCGACACCAGGTCGCAGTGCGTGGTGGTGGGCGACGGCGCGGTAGCGACGAAATGCGTTCGGCAGCAATCTGGTCAAGGCACGCGTTGCCAAGCAGGTCGGGTCGATCGCAGCGACGAGTTGGGCGTCCGGACGTCGATCGGGAGACGACGTAGACTCTTCTGGTCGAGAGGCGTTGCAACGGTGCTGTGAGGGGAAGGGTCCCTTCTCGGTAACCGCCACGCTCGGCAGAGTCAAGGACGCCTTCCGCTACGGAAGGAGTGCACGTGAACGCCTCTGCGCCTATTTCTTCAGGGTCGAACACCTGTGAGCCGAACATCCGCCCCGACTGCACCGACGCACTGACGGCCGCGCTGCACCAGCGGATCATGGTGATCGACGGGGCGATGGGCACGGCAATCCAGCGGGACCGGCCGGACGAGGCGGGCTATCGCGGCGAGCGGTTCAAGGACTGGCCGAGCGATCTTCAGGGCAACAACGATCTGCTGAACCTGACGCAGCCGCAGATCATCGAGGAGATCCACCGCGAGTACCTCGAGGCGGGTGCCGACATCTTGGAGACCAACACGTTCAACGCGAACGCGGTCTCCCTTTCCGATTACGGCATGGCGGACCTGAGCTACGAGCTGAACTACGCCGGCGCGGCCCTGGCACGTCAGTCCTGCGACGAATTCAGTACCCCGGACAAGCCGCGCTACGTCGCCGGCGCACTGGGTCCGACGACGCGGACCGCGTCGATCTCACCGGATGTCAACGACCCCGGCGCGCGCAACGTCTCCTACGACCAGCTGGTTGCCGCCTACCGCGAAGCTGCCGGCGGCCTGGTCGACGGCGGTGCCGACCTCATCATCATCGAGACGATCTTCGACACGCTGAACGCCAAGGCGGCGGTGTTCGCCCTCGAGACGCTGTTCGAGGACCGCGGACGCCGCTGGCCGGTGATCATCTCGGGCACCATCACCGATGCTTCCGGGCGGACGCTGTCCGGTCAGGTCACCGAGGCGTTCTGGAACTCGGTCCGGCACGCCAACCCGATCGCGGTGGGGCTCAACTGCGCCCTCGGCGCGCCCGAGATGAGGCCCTACATCGCCGAGTTGTCGCGGATCGCGGACACCTTCGTCTCCTGCTACCCGAATGCGGGCCTGCCCAACGCCTTTGCCGAGTACGACGAATCCCCGGAGAGTCAGGCCTCCTATATCGCCGAGTTCGCCGAGGCCGGCCTGATCAACCTGGCCGGTGGTTGCTGCGGGACGACGCCGGCGCACATCGCGAAGATCGCCGAAGCCGTCGAGGGCAAGGCGCCGCGGGTGCTGCCGGCGATTCCGGTGGCCACCCGGCTCGCGGGGCTGGAGCCGCTCAACATCACCAAGGACTCCCTGTTCGTCAACATCGGTGAGCGCACCAACATCACCGGCTCTGCCCGGTTCCGCAACCTGATCAAGGCCGAGGACTACGACACCGCGCTGTCGGTGGCCCTGCAGCAGGTCGAGGTCGGTGCGCAGGTCATCGACATCAACATGGATGAAGGCATGATCGACGGCGTCGCCGCGATGGACCGGTTCACCAAGTTGATCGCGGCCGAGCCGGACATCAGCCGAGTCCCGGTGATGATCGACTCCTCCAAGTGGGAGGTCATCGAGGCGGGCCTGAAGAATGTGCAGGGCAAGCCGATCGTCAACTCGATCTCCATGAAGGAGGGCGAGGAGAAGTTCATCCGCGAGGCGCGGCTGTGCCGCAAGTACGGCGCCGCCGTCGTCGTGATGGCCTTCGACGAGCAGGGGCAGGCCGACAACCTGGAGCGCCGCAAGGAGATCTGCGGGCGCGCGTACCGGGTCCTGACCGAAGAGGTCGGATTTCCGGCCGAGGACATCATCTTCGACCCGAACTGCTTTGCCCTGGCGACCGGTATCGAGGAGCACGCGACCTACGGGATCGACTTCATCGAGGCCTGCGCCTGGATCAAGGAGAACCTGCCCGAGGTGCACATCTCCGGCGGTATCTCGAACGTGTCGTTCTCGTTCCGGGGCAACAACCCGGTCCGCGAGGCGATCCACGCGGTGTTCCTGTTCCATGCCATCAAGGCCGGCCTGGACATGGGCATCGTCAACGCGGGTGCGCTGGTGCCCTACGACTCGATCGACCCTGAGCTGCGGGACCGCATCGAGGACGTAGTCCTGAACCGTCGCGAGGATGCGGCCGAGAGGCTGCTGGAGATCGCCGAACGGTTCAACAAGTCGGAAAAAGCCGAGGATCCGGCCGCGGCCGAATGGCGCAGCCTCCCGGTCCGCGAACGGATCACGCACGCCTTGGTCAAGGGCATCGACGCCGACGTCGAGGCCGATACCGAGGAGTTGCGGGCCGAGATCTCCGCTGCCGGTGGTCGCCCGATCGAGGTGATCGAGGGCCCGCTGATGGACGGTATGAACGTCGTCGGTGACCTCTTCGGTGCAGGCAAGATGTTCCTGCCTCAGGTCGTGAAGTCGGCCCGGGTGATGAAGAAGGCTGTCGCATATCTGCTGCCGTACATCGAGGCGGAGAAGCAGCCCGGGGATGCCGACACCACCAACGGCACAATCGTGATGGCGACCGTCAAGGGCGACGTCCACGACATCGGTAAGAACATCGTCGGGGTCGTCCTGCAGTGCAACAACTACACCGTGATCGACCTCGGTGTGATGGTGCCCGCCCAGAAGATCCTGGACGCGGCGAAAGAGCACAACGCCGACATCATCGGGCTGTCCGGTCTGATCACCCCGTCCCTGGACGAGATGGTCAACTTCGCCGTCGAGATGGAACGCCAGGGCCTGGAGATCCCGCTGCTGATCGGTGGGGCGACCACGTCGCGCGCCCACACTGCGGTGAAGATTTCGCCGCGTCGCAGCGGTCCGGTCGTCTGGGTCAAGGACGCTTCGCGTTCGGTGCCGGTCGCGGCCGCGCTGCTCGACGACAAGCAGCGGCCGGCGCTGCTGGAGGCCACCGAGGCCGACTATGCAGCGCTTCGCGAACGGCATGCCCAGAAGAATGAGCGGCCGATGCTGACGCTCCAGATGGCCCGCGCGAACCGGACGCCGATCGAGTGGGACGGTTACACGCCGCCGGTGCCCGCACAGGGTCTCGGCGTGCGGGAGTTCGAGAACTACGACCTCGCCGAGTTGCGTGAGTACATCGACTGGCAGCCGTTCTTCAACGCCTGGGAGATGAAGGGTCGGTTCCCGGACATCCTCAACAACCCGGTCTCGGGTGAGACTGCCCGCAAGCTGTACGACGACGCCCAGGAGATGCTCGACACCCTGATCAAGGAGAAGTGGCTGACCGCCAACGGGGTGATCGGGTTCTTCCCGGCCAACGCGGTCGGCGACGATTTCGAGGTCTACACCGACGAGACCCGGACCGAGGTGCTGACCACGTTGCACAACCTGCGCCAGCAGGGCGAGCACCGGGACGGCATCCCGAACCGGTCCCTGGGCGACTTCATCGCGCCCAAAGAAACTGGTCTGGCCGACTACGTCGGCGCGTTCGCCGTCACCGCGGGGCTCGGCAGCCAAGACAAGATCATGGAGTTCAAGGCAGACCTCGACGACTACAGCGCGATCCTGCTGGAGTCGCTGGCCGACCGGTTGGCAGAAGCCTTCGCCGAACGGATGCACCAACGGGTCCGCAAGGAATTCTGGGGATTTCAGCCCGACGAGCAGCTGGACAACGAGGCACTCATCGGTGAGAAGTACGTCGGGATCCGCCCTGCGCCCGGCTATCCGGCCTGCCCGGAGCACACCGAGAAGGCGACGCTCTGGCAGTTGATGGACGTCCAGGAGCGGGCCGGCATCGAGCTGACCGATTCGATGGCGATGTGGCCCGGTGCCGCCGTCAGCGGCTGGTACTTCTCGCATCCACAGTCGCAGTACTTCGTGGTCGGCCGGATTGCCCAGGACCAGGTCGCCGATTACGCGAAGCGCAAGGGCTGGACGCTGAAGGAAGCCGAGCGCTGGCTCAGCTCCAACCTCGCCTACAACCCGGAGGACTGAGCGTGGGCCTGCGTGCGGTGCTCTGGGATATGGACGGCACGCTCGTCGACTCCGAAAAGTTGTGGGACATCGCCATGCACGCGCTGTATGCGCGGATGGGTGCAGTGCTCACGCCAGAGGTGCGGGAATCGACGGTCGGCGGTTCGTCCGAGACGGTCATGCGCATCGTCTACGACGATCTCGGGCTGGAGCCCGATCCGGCCGCCATGGCCGAATCGGCGGACTGGCTGCACGACTACACCGGTGAGCTGTTTGAACAGGGACTGCCGTGGCAGCCCGGTGCTCAGGAGATGCTCGACGGTCTCACCGCCGCCGGGGTTCCGATGGCGCTGGTGACCAACACCCGGCGCGATCTGGCTGAGCGGGCGTTGAACAGCATTGGCCGCCACTACTTTTCGGTGACCGTCTGCGGCGACGAGGTTCCGAGTGGCAAGCCGGCGCCCGACCCGTACCTGCGGGCCGCGCACCTGCTCGGGGTGCCTGCAGAGCATTGCCTGGCCGTCGAGGATTCGGTCACCGGGACGGCATCCGCCGAGGCCGCGGGCTGCCCGGTGTTGGTGGTGCCCAACGATGTCGAGGTTCCCGTGGGCGCGCGGCGCAGGCACGTCGAAACGCTCGGTGCGCTCGATGTCTCCGACCTGCGGACGATCCACGCCGAGCTGGCGGAGGACAGGGACGTACGCAGCGCCTGACGCGCGTCGAATCCAGCTGCCGGATATGGCCCTACCTGCGGGTCCGCTGTGCCAAGGTGATGGTTACTGGCCACCCAATGTGCGGAGGGGACACGGTATGTCACACGGTCCGGCAGGTGACGGCACTCGTGCGGTTCACGACGACTATTACTCGTCCGGGCGCAGCGCCGCGCGCATCGCGGGAGTGGCTGCCCTTGGCGGGTTGTTGTTCGGCTACGACAGCGCGGTGATCAACGGTGCGGTGGACGCGATCCAGAAGCACTTCGTCATCGACAACAAGGTCCTGGGTTTCGCGGTCGCCTCGGCGTTGCTCGGTGCGGCCGTCGGTGCGCTGACGGCAGGCCGGATCGCCGACCGGATCGGTCGGATCGCGGTCATGAAGATCGCCGCGGTGTTGTTCTTCATCAGCGCGATCGGCACCGGGCTGGCTCCCAGCGTGTGGGTGGTGGTGTTCTTCCGCATCGTCGGCGGTATCGGCGTCGGTATCGCTTCGGTGATCGCCCCGGCGTACATCGCCGAAACGTCGCCGCCAAGGATCCGCGGCCGTTTGGGCTCGCTGCAACAGTTGGCGATTGTCTCGGGTATTTTCCTGGCACTCAGCATCGATGCGCTGCTGGCCCATATCGCCGGGGACGCCACCCAGGAACTGTGGCTGGGTTTGGAGGCCTGGCGGTGGATGTTCCTGTTGATGACGATTCCCGCCGTCGTGTACGGACTGCTGACCTTCACGATTCCCGAATCGCCCCGGTATCTTGTTGCCACACACCGGATTCCGGAGGCCCGCAAGGTGCTCTCGCGCCTGCTGGGGGAGAAGAACCTGGAGATCACCCTGGGTCGGATCCAGGACACCCTGCAGCAGGAGAAACCGGCGGCCTGGCGCGATCTGCGTAAACCTACTGGTGGTGTCTTCGGCATCGTCTGGGTGGGCCTGGGTCTGTCGGTGTTTCAGCAGTTCGTCGGGATCAACGTGATCTTCTACTACTCGAATGTGTTGTGGCAGGCCGTCGGATTCGACGAGAGCTCGTCGTTCATCATCACCGTGATCACCTCTGTCACCAACATCGTCACCACGTTGATCGCGATCGCGTTGATCGACAAGGTCGGCCGCAAGCCGCTGCTGCTGATCGGCTCGGTCGGGATGGCGGTGACCCTGGGCACGATGGCGGTGATCTTCGGAACTGCCAAGACACACGACGTGCTCAACGCGTCGACCGGCCTGATCGAGCAGCAACCTTTCCTCGGCGGGATCACCGGACCGATCGCTCTGGTGGCGGCCAATCTGTTCGTGGTGGCCTTCGGCATGTCCTGGGGTCCGGTGGTGTGGGTGCTGCTCGGTGAGATGTTCCCCAACCGCATCCGGGCCGCGGCCCTGGGTTTGGCCGCGGCTGGGCAGTGGGCAGCCAACTGGATCATCACCGTGTCGTTCCCGGAACTGCGCAACGTCCTGGGCGCGGCGTACGGCTTCTATGCCGTCTGCGCAGTGCTGTCGTTCCTGTTCGTGTGGCGCTGGGTCGAGGAGACCAAGGGCAAGAACCTCGAGGACATGCACGCCGACGCATTGAGCGCCTAGCGGTAAGCCGGCGGGTCTCCGCCGGGCGGCAGCAGGGGAGGCTCGTAATCGTCGATGTACGGCGCACAACCGATGCTGCGGGCGATCTCGAACGCGGCTTCGATCAGCTTGTCGGGCGAGACGGCCCGGTGGGCCGCATAAACCTCGCAGTGCCCGGCGACCACCCAGATGCTGGACAGGTGCTCCTGCACCAGGGCGAATTCGTCGGGGTCGGCTCGGTGCGCCTCATATGTCCCGTGCTCGGCTGCCGCGCCGTAGCGCAACTCCTCGATCTCGGCGGCGAAGTCTTCCACCGGGTGGATCGACACGGTCAGAATCGGGGCCGAGGCCACGTCGGCGCCCCAGGACGCAGACAGGCAGTCGATCGGCCGGATCGGGTTGGCGAGGCGATTGTTCTGAACCAGGCCGTCCACGGTCAGGTGTTTGGCCAGGATCTCGCGGATCGCCGTGACCCGGGAGGTGTAGGTCCGCAGCTCTTCGCCGACTGGTTCGCTCACTCCTCTATTGCACCCCACAAATCCACCCCTGCCGAGCATGAAACAATTCATACCTGTGAAGACTTTCGAGGCCCTGTTCGCCGAACTCAGCGACAAAGCGCGCACCAGACCTGCCGGTAGCGGCACGGTCGCCGCCCTTGACGCCGGCATCCATGGGCTCGGCAAGAAGATCCTGGAAGAGGCCGGCGAGGTGTGGCTGGCCGCCGAGCACGAGAGCGACGAGTCGCTCGCCGAAGAGGTCAGCCAGTTGCTGTACTGGACGCAGGTGCTGCTGATCTCCCGGGGCCTGACCCTCGACGACGTCTACCGGAAGTTGTGAGCCGTGGCCGATCAGATGCTCCGTGTCGCGGTGCCCAACAAGGGCTCGCTCAGTGAAGCGGCCGGCGAGATCCTCTCCGAGGCAGGGTACCGACGTCGGCGTGACCCCAAGGATCTGACCGTCGTCGATCCGGCCAACAATGTCGAGTTCTTCTTTCTGCGGCCCAAGGACATCGCCATCTACGTGGGTTCGGGTCAGCTCGACCTGGGCATCACCGGACGGGACCTGGCCGCCGATTCCGATGCTCCGGTGCGGGAGCGCCTGTCGCTGGGCTTCGGTAACTCCACCTTCCGTTACGCCGCGCCTGCCGGTCGCGACTGGACCACCCAGGATCTGGCGGGCAAGCGGATCGCCACCTCGTTTCCGAATCTGGTTCGCAAAGACCTCGCATCCCACGGCATCGAGGCATCGGTGATCCGACTGGACGGTGCGGTCGAGATCTCGATTCAGCTCGGGGTCGCCGACGTGATCGCCGACG
Coding sequences within:
- a CDS encoding DUF2628 domain-containing protein, giving the protein MTEQTPVDNLSDSWRWKFDFFNTYGLPSASPEAKAAFRELSFMARMRLNANILAFLFGPIYFFVKGMWRKGLTLLGLTVAAAVVFTAVGVSDNVGRAIGIGIAALAMSTANYAYYLHVTRNSQSWNPFEGFGRAR
- a CDS encoding 3'(2'),5'-bisphosphate nucleotidase CysQ, whose product is MHSTDAALAAAVAEEAGELLLAVREEIGFDDPYYLGDEGDRRSNALILDRLAKARPGDSVLSEEAVDDLSRVDADRVWIVDPVDGTHEFSLPGREDWAVHIALWQRSVGVDGGLSDAVVGLPARGEVYRSDTVSPPRPRRDGPLLITASSNRPPAVLWRMREQLDFRMVRIGSAGAKAMAVVRGDVDAYIHAGGQWEWDSAAPAGVVLAAGLHASRLDGSELRYNRADPYLPDFVMCRKELAPILLEAIGVAR
- the mshC gene encoding cysteine--1-D-myo-inosityl 2-amino-2-deoxy-alpha-D-glucopyranoside ligase, with the protein product MQSWSAPSIPVLEGRGPQLRLYDSADRQVRPVTPGPTATMYVCGITPYDATHLGHAATYLAFDLVHRLWLDAGHTVHYVQNVTDVDDPLFERADRDGIDWRDLGDRETQLFRDDMTALRVLPPHDYVAATETISEVVELVEKMLASGAAYVVDDAQYPDVYYRADATAQFGYESGYDRETMLRLFGERGGDPDRAGKGDELDALLWRAERPGEPSWPSPFGAGRPGWHVECSAIALTRIGSGLDIQGGGSDLIFPHHEFSAAHAESVTGERRFARHYVHAGMIGWDGHKMSKSRGNLVLVSRLRAEGVDPSAVRLGLFAGHYRSDRYWSDEVLEEASARLKHWRSATALPAGPDATDVVARVRQYLADDLDTPKALAALDGWCTDALTYGGHDTTSPRRVADTVDALLGVEL
- a CDS encoding SDR family oxidoreductase, with the protein product MGSVNGKVVFITGGARGIGAEVARRLRLRGAKLVLTDLDEAPLSALAAELGEEHVLTALADVRDLPAMQKAADAAVERFGGIDIVMANAGIASFGSVMHVDPEAFKRVVDINVTGVFNTVRAALPSVVERRGYVLVVSSLAAFTSAPGLAAYHASKAGAEYFANTLRLEVAHLGVDVGSAHMSWIDTPLVQDAKSDLSAFQEMLSKLPPPLNRTTTVDACGAAFVKGIEGRKKRIYSPQWVGAFRWIRPFVTTSLAERDILKFTPTLLPKLDAEAAALGRSTSARIEALEEK
- a CDS encoding PAC2 family protein codes for the protein MNLPDLKDAIIVAAFEGWNDAGDAASDALDHLDAIWEAQPIVEIDDESFYDYQVNRPVIRQVDGVTRELVWPSMRISHCRPPGSNRDVVLMHGVEPNMRWRTFCAELLAIADKLNVETVVILGALLADTPHTRPVPVSGSAYSAESAKFFGLEETRYEGPTGIAGVFQDACVQAGIPAVTFWAAVPHYVSQPPSPKATVALLRRVEDVLDIEVPLADLPVAAEEWEQAVTEMTTEDEEIAEYVASLEERGDAEVDMHEALGKIDGDALAAEFERYLRRRGR
- the metH gene encoding methionine synthase; the encoded protein is MNASAPISSGSNTCEPNIRPDCTDALTAALHQRIMVIDGAMGTAIQRDRPDEAGYRGERFKDWPSDLQGNNDLLNLTQPQIIEEIHREYLEAGADILETNTFNANAVSLSDYGMADLSYELNYAGAALARQSCDEFSTPDKPRYVAGALGPTTRTASISPDVNDPGARNVSYDQLVAAYREAAGGLVDGGADLIIIETIFDTLNAKAAVFALETLFEDRGRRWPVIISGTITDASGRTLSGQVTEAFWNSVRHANPIAVGLNCALGAPEMRPYIAELSRIADTFVSCYPNAGLPNAFAEYDESPESQASYIAEFAEAGLINLAGGCCGTTPAHIAKIAEAVEGKAPRVLPAIPVATRLAGLEPLNITKDSLFVNIGERTNITGSARFRNLIKAEDYDTALSVALQQVEVGAQVIDINMDEGMIDGVAAMDRFTKLIAAEPDISRVPVMIDSSKWEVIEAGLKNVQGKPIVNSISMKEGEEKFIREARLCRKYGAAVVVMAFDEQGQADNLERRKEICGRAYRVLTEEVGFPAEDIIFDPNCFALATGIEEHATYGIDFIEACAWIKENLPEVHISGGISNVSFSFRGNNPVREAIHAVFLFHAIKAGLDMGIVNAGALVPYDSIDPELRDRIEDVVLNRREDAAERLLEIAERFNKSEKAEDPAAAEWRSLPVRERITHALVKGIDADVEADTEELRAEISAAGGRPIEVIEGPLMDGMNVVGDLFGAGKMFLPQVVKSARVMKKAVAYLLPYIEAEKQPGDADTTNGTIVMATVKGDVHDIGKNIVGVVLQCNNYTVIDLGVMVPAQKILDAAKEHNADIIGLSGLITPSLDEMVNFAVEMERQGLEIPLLIGGATTSRAHTAVKISPRRSGPVVWVKDASRSVPVAAALLDDKQRPALLEATEADYAALRERHAQKNERPMLTLQMARANRTPIEWDGYTPPVPAQGLGVREFENYDLAELREYIDWQPFFNAWEMKGRFPDILNNPVSGETARKLYDDAQEMLDTLIKEKWLTANGVIGFFPANAVGDDFEVYTDETRTEVLTTLHNLRQQGEHRDGIPNRSLGDFIAPKETGLADYVGAFAVTAGLGSQDKIMEFKADLDDYSAILLESLADRLAEAFAERMHQRVRKEFWGFQPDEQLDNEALIGEKYVGIRPAPGYPACPEHTEKATLWQLMDVQERAGIELTDSMAMWPGAAVSGWYFSHPQSQYFVVGRIAQDQVADYAKRKGWTLKEAERWLSSNLAYNPED
- a CDS encoding HAD family hydrolase; translated protein: MRAVLWDMDGTLVDSEKLWDIAMHALYARMGAVLTPEVRESTVGGSSETVMRIVYDDLGLEPDPAAMAESADWLHDYTGELFEQGLPWQPGAQEMLDGLTAAGVPMALVTNTRRDLAERALNSIGRHYFSVTVCGDEVPSGKPAPDPYLRAAHLLGVPAEHCLAVEDSVTGTASAEAAGCPVLVVPNDVEVPVGARRRHVETLGALDVSDLRTIHAELAEDRDVRSA